A stretch of Henckelia pumila isolate YLH828 chromosome 4, ASM3356847v2, whole genome shotgun sequence DNA encodes these proteins:
- the LOC140867842 gene encoding uncharacterized protein, producing the protein MTNPILLILSSEILTGENFAKWKSNMNILLINESYHFVLKEDCAPAPPANASRTVSQAYNNWIVANNKERCYLLAAMNEVLRAKHEALETAKGIMESLQQMFGRPSEQARHEAVKAVMNCKMKNGSSVRDHVLKMINHLNDAEINGANIDEKTQVGMILETLSPAFLQFRTNYVMNHRVYNMTQLLNELQSYESLIDDKNGKANVVEANVAVGKTSSSKNTKKKNVGKFKGKKKIQKKKGKGVEPKPKGKCFHCNVDGHWKRNCKKYLDELKQKKK; encoded by the coding sequence ATGACAAATCCTATCCTTCTAATTCTTTCATCTGAAATTTTGACTGGTGAAAATTTTGCTAAATGGAAAAGCAACATGAATATCCTCTTGATCAATGAGAGTTACCACTTTGTCCTCAAGGAGGATTGTGCTCCAGCACCTCCAGCTAATGCTTCAAGGACTGTCTCACAAGCTTACAACAATTGGATTGTTGCAAACAATAAGGAACGTTGCTATCTGTTAGCAGCAATGAATGAAGTGCTTAGAGCTAAGCATGAAGCCTTAGAGACTGCTAAAGGGATTATGGAATCTCTACAGCAAATGTTTGGACGTCCATCTGAACAAGCACGTCATGAAGCTGTGAAAGCAGTTATGAACTGCAAGATGAAGAATGGTTCTTCAGTCCGTGATCATGTGTTGAAAATGATTAATCATTTAAATGATGCTGAAATCAATGGTGCGAACATTGATGAAAAGACTCAAGTTGGCATGATCTTGGAGACACTTTCTCCTGCTTTTCTCCAATTCAGGACGAACTATGTGATGAATCATAGGGTCTATAACATGACACAACTCCTGAATGAGCTACAAAGTTATGAATCTCTGATTGATGACAAAAATGGCAAGGCAAATGTTGTCGAAGCCAATGTGGCTGTGGGAAAGACTTCTTCTTCTAAGAATACAAAGAAGAAAAATGTGGGAAAGTTCAAGGGCAAGAAAAAGATccaaaagaagaaaggaaaggGTGTTGAACCTAAACCAAAAGGAAAATGTTTCCATTGCAATGTGGATGGCCATTGGAAAAGGAACTGTAAGAAGTACCTTGATGAGCTGAAACAAAAGAAGAAATAA
- the LOC140864373 gene encoding pyruvate kinase isozyme A, chloroplastic-like isoform X2, with product MAVLGDLGSKIAPFMIKDPIFDLKKGVFGVPILRCGVWSDARKFRSGELRIGVQAVMQAGAESAEISWKNSKGALGIDVVSEEELRKKGFLGLRKTKLVCTIGPACCSLDDLEKLAKGGMVVARLNMCHNTREWHQDVIRKIKKLNEEMGYCVSLMIDTEGSQIHVADHGATSSVKAEDGSIWHFTNEKFEGSRPFTVQANYEGFSEGINVGDELVIDGGMVSFEVVEKVGKDLRCKCTDPGLLLPRAKLSFWRNGKLVGKNHELPTLSTKDWSDIQFGISEGIDFIALSFVNSADAVTHLKNYISTQASKSIKVLAKIESLESLHKLEEIVKASDGIMIARGDLGVEIPLEQIPAIQEKITILCRQINKPVIVASQLLESMVEYPTPTRAEVADVSEAVSQFADALMLSGESAIGPYGLKALSVLRMSSSRMELSSREENKQNVLFQHYLGTSFPDQIAEQICNCAARMANNLGLDAIFVYTRHGQMASLISGNRPNSPIFAFTNDNTTRMTLNMQWGVTPILVDLSDDMEANIQRSIELMKTKGLIKEDDTVLVVSDIIPTSATQTVFQSIQVKTIV from the exons ATGGCTGTTTTAGGAGATTTGGGTTCTAAGATTGCCCCATTTATGATTAAAGATCCGATTTTTGATTTAAAGAAGGGGGTTTTTGGTGTCCCGATTTTAAGATGTGGGGTTTGGTCCGATGCAAGGAAGTTTAGGAGTGGTGAGTTGAGAATTGGAGTTCAGGCCGTGATGCAGGCGGGAGCGGAGAGTGCTGAAATCTCTTGGAAGAATTCGAAAGGGGCTCTGGGGATTGATGTTGTTTCTGAAGAAGAATTGAGAAAGAAGGGGTTCTTGGGATTGAGGAAGACGAAGCTCGTGTGCACAATAGGGCCGGCTTGTTGCTCGTTGGACGATTTGGAGAAGTTGGCTAAGGGGGGAATGGTTGTGGCCAGGCTTAATATGTGTCACAATACAAGGGAGTGGCACCAAGATGTGATTAGGAAGATTAAGAAGTTGAATGAAGAGATGGGGTATTGTGTGTCCCTTATGATTGATACAGAAGGTAGCCAGATTCATGTGGCTGATCATGGTGCTACCTCCTCTGTCAAAGCAGag GATGGCTCTATTTGGCACTTTACAAATGAGAAATTTGAGGGTTCACGTCCTTTTACGGTTCAAGCTAACTATGAAGGTTTTTCTGAAG GTATTAATGTGGGAGATGAACTTGTCATTGATGGAGGAATGGTATCGTTCGAAGTGGTGGAAAAGGTTGGGAAAGATCTGCGTTGCAAGTGCACTGATCCCGGTTTACTCTTGCCTCGAGCTAAACTCAGTTTCTGGAGAAATGGAAAGCTAGTAGGGAAGAATCATGAACTTCCAACTCTGTCAACCAAG GATTGGTCTGACATCCAGTTTGGAATTTCGGAAGGCATCGATTTCATTGCCTTGTCGTTCGTGAACTCTGCTGATGCTGTGACTCACCTGAAGAATTACATTTCCACGCAAGCTTCGAA ATCAATAAAAGTTTTGGCAAAGATAGAAAGTTTAGAGTCCCTTCATAAACTAGAAGAAATTGTCAAGGCTTCTGATGGTATCATGATAGCAAGAGGAGACCTTGGAGTTGAAATCCCACTCGAACAGATCCCAGCGATTCAAGAAAAAATTACTATCCTGTGTAGACAGATCAATAAGCCGGTCATTGTTGCTTCTCAGCTCCTCGAATCAATGGTCGAATATCCTACGCCAACTAGAGCCGAG GTTGCTGATGTTTCTGAAGCTGTTAGCCAGTTTGCAGATGCGTTGATGCTCTCTGGAGAGTCGGCAATCGGACCATATGGGCTAAAGGCTCTTTCTGTCCTGCGTATGAGTAGTAGTAGAATGGAACTAAGTAGCCGTGAAGAGAATAAGCAAAATGTCCTGTTTCAACACTATCTTGGAACGTCTTTTCCTGATCAAATCGCAGAGCAAATCTGCAATTGTGCAGCACGAATGG CCAACAATTTAGGCCTCGATGCAATATTCGTGTACACGAGACACGGGCAGATGGCATCTCTCATCTCGGGAAACCGTCCGAACTCTCCTATATTTGCATTTACAAACGACAACACCACCAGGATGACGCTTAACATGCAGTGGGGTGTAACTCCGATTCTTGTTGATCTTTCGGATGATATGGAAGCTAATATTCAAAGATCTATTGAACTTATGAAGACAAAAGGGCTTATCAAGGAGGACGATACGGTGTTAGTGGTCTCGGACATCATCCCGACTTCGGCTACACAAACTGTGTTTCAATCTATTCAAGTGAAAACTATTGTGTAG
- the LOC140864373 gene encoding pyruvate kinase isozyme A, chloroplastic-like isoform X1, with protein sequence MAVLGDLGSKIAPFMIKDPIFDLKKGVFGVPILRCGVWSDARKFRSGELRIGVQAVMQAGAESAEISWKNSKGALGIDVVSEEELRKKGFLGLRKTKLVCTIGPACCSLDDLEKLAKGGMVVARLNMCHNTREWHQDVIRKIKKLNEEMGYCVSLMIDTEGSQIHVADHGATSSVKAEDGSIWHFTNEKFEGSRPFTVQANYEGFSEGINVGDELVIDGGMVSFEVVEKVGKDLRCKCTDPGLLLPRAKLSFWRNGKLVGKNHELPTLSTKDWSDIQFGISEGIDFIALSFVNSADAVTHLKNYISTQASKQVPSIKVLAKIESLESLHKLEEIVKASDGIMIARGDLGVEIPLEQIPAIQEKITILCRQINKPVIVASQLLESMVEYPTPTRAEVADVSEAVSQFADALMLSGESAIGPYGLKALSVLRMSSSRMELSSREENKQNVLFQHYLGTSFPDQIAEQICNCAARMANNLGLDAIFVYTRHGQMASLISGNRPNSPIFAFTNDNTTRMTLNMQWGVTPILVDLSDDMEANIQRSIELMKTKGLIKEDDTVLVVSDIIPTSATQTVFQSIQVKTIV encoded by the exons ATGGCTGTTTTAGGAGATTTGGGTTCTAAGATTGCCCCATTTATGATTAAAGATCCGATTTTTGATTTAAAGAAGGGGGTTTTTGGTGTCCCGATTTTAAGATGTGGGGTTTGGTCCGATGCAAGGAAGTTTAGGAGTGGTGAGTTGAGAATTGGAGTTCAGGCCGTGATGCAGGCGGGAGCGGAGAGTGCTGAAATCTCTTGGAAGAATTCGAAAGGGGCTCTGGGGATTGATGTTGTTTCTGAAGAAGAATTGAGAAAGAAGGGGTTCTTGGGATTGAGGAAGACGAAGCTCGTGTGCACAATAGGGCCGGCTTGTTGCTCGTTGGACGATTTGGAGAAGTTGGCTAAGGGGGGAATGGTTGTGGCCAGGCTTAATATGTGTCACAATACAAGGGAGTGGCACCAAGATGTGATTAGGAAGATTAAGAAGTTGAATGAAGAGATGGGGTATTGTGTGTCCCTTATGATTGATACAGAAGGTAGCCAGATTCATGTGGCTGATCATGGTGCTACCTCCTCTGTCAAAGCAGag GATGGCTCTATTTGGCACTTTACAAATGAGAAATTTGAGGGTTCACGTCCTTTTACGGTTCAAGCTAACTATGAAGGTTTTTCTGAAG GTATTAATGTGGGAGATGAACTTGTCATTGATGGAGGAATGGTATCGTTCGAAGTGGTGGAAAAGGTTGGGAAAGATCTGCGTTGCAAGTGCACTGATCCCGGTTTACTCTTGCCTCGAGCTAAACTCAGTTTCTGGAGAAATGGAAAGCTAGTAGGGAAGAATCATGAACTTCCAACTCTGTCAACCAAG GATTGGTCTGACATCCAGTTTGGAATTTCGGAAGGCATCGATTTCATTGCCTTGTCGTTCGTGAACTCTGCTGATGCTGTGACTCACCTGAAGAATTACATTTCCACGCAAGCTTCGAAGCAAGTGCC ATCAATAAAAGTTTTGGCAAAGATAGAAAGTTTAGAGTCCCTTCATAAACTAGAAGAAATTGTCAAGGCTTCTGATGGTATCATGATAGCAAGAGGAGACCTTGGAGTTGAAATCCCACTCGAACAGATCCCAGCGATTCAAGAAAAAATTACTATCCTGTGTAGACAGATCAATAAGCCGGTCATTGTTGCTTCTCAGCTCCTCGAATCAATGGTCGAATATCCTACGCCAACTAGAGCCGAG GTTGCTGATGTTTCTGAAGCTGTTAGCCAGTTTGCAGATGCGTTGATGCTCTCTGGAGAGTCGGCAATCGGACCATATGGGCTAAAGGCTCTTTCTGTCCTGCGTATGAGTAGTAGTAGAATGGAACTAAGTAGCCGTGAAGAGAATAAGCAAAATGTCCTGTTTCAACACTATCTTGGAACGTCTTTTCCTGATCAAATCGCAGAGCAAATCTGCAATTGTGCAGCACGAATGG CCAACAATTTAGGCCTCGATGCAATATTCGTGTACACGAGACACGGGCAGATGGCATCTCTCATCTCGGGAAACCGTCCGAACTCTCCTATATTTGCATTTACAAACGACAACACCACCAGGATGACGCTTAACATGCAGTGGGGTGTAACTCCGATTCTTGTTGATCTTTCGGATGATATGGAAGCTAATATTCAAAGATCTATTGAACTTATGAAGACAAAAGGGCTTATCAAGGAGGACGATACGGTGTTAGTGGTCTCGGACATCATCCCGACTTCGGCTACACAAACTGTGTTTCAATCTATTCAAGTGAAAACTATTGTGTAG
- the LOC140864373 gene encoding pyruvate kinase isozyme A, chloroplastic-like isoform X3 yields MIKDPIFDLKKGVFGVPILRCGVWSDARKFRSGELRIGVQAVMQAGAESAEISWKNSKGALGIDVVSEEELRKKGFLGLRKTKLVCTIGPACCSLDDLEKLAKGGMVVARLNMCHNTREWHQDVIRKIKKLNEEMGYCVSLMIDTEGSQIHVADHGATSSVKAEDGSIWHFTNEKFEGSRPFTVQANYEGFSEGINVGDELVIDGGMVSFEVVEKVGKDLRCKCTDPGLLLPRAKLSFWRNGKLVGKNHELPTLSTKDWSDIQFGISEGIDFIALSFVNSADAVTHLKNYISTQASKQVPSIKVLAKIESLESLHKLEEIVKASDGIMIARGDLGVEIPLEQIPAIQEKITILCRQINKPVIVASQLLESMVEYPTPTRAEVADVSEAVSQFADALMLSGESAIGPYGLKALSVLRMSSSRMELSSREENKQNVLFQHYLGTSFPDQIAEQICNCAARMANNLGLDAIFVYTRHGQMASLISGNRPNSPIFAFTNDNTTRMTLNMQWGVTPILVDLSDDMEANIQRSIELMKTKGLIKEDDTVLVVSDIIPTSATQTVFQSIQVKTIV; encoded by the exons ATGATTAAAGATCCGATTTTTGATTTAAAGAAGGGGGTTTTTGGTGTCCCGATTTTAAGATGTGGGGTTTGGTCCGATGCAAGGAAGTTTAGGAGTGGTGAGTTGAGAATTGGAGTTCAGGCCGTGATGCAGGCGGGAGCGGAGAGTGCTGAAATCTCTTGGAAGAATTCGAAAGGGGCTCTGGGGATTGATGTTGTTTCTGAAGAAGAATTGAGAAAGAAGGGGTTCTTGGGATTGAGGAAGACGAAGCTCGTGTGCACAATAGGGCCGGCTTGTTGCTCGTTGGACGATTTGGAGAAGTTGGCTAAGGGGGGAATGGTTGTGGCCAGGCTTAATATGTGTCACAATACAAGGGAGTGGCACCAAGATGTGATTAGGAAGATTAAGAAGTTGAATGAAGAGATGGGGTATTGTGTGTCCCTTATGATTGATACAGAAGGTAGCCAGATTCATGTGGCTGATCATGGTGCTACCTCCTCTGTCAAAGCAGag GATGGCTCTATTTGGCACTTTACAAATGAGAAATTTGAGGGTTCACGTCCTTTTACGGTTCAAGCTAACTATGAAGGTTTTTCTGAAG GTATTAATGTGGGAGATGAACTTGTCATTGATGGAGGAATGGTATCGTTCGAAGTGGTGGAAAAGGTTGGGAAAGATCTGCGTTGCAAGTGCACTGATCCCGGTTTACTCTTGCCTCGAGCTAAACTCAGTTTCTGGAGAAATGGAAAGCTAGTAGGGAAGAATCATGAACTTCCAACTCTGTCAACCAAG GATTGGTCTGACATCCAGTTTGGAATTTCGGAAGGCATCGATTTCATTGCCTTGTCGTTCGTGAACTCTGCTGATGCTGTGACTCACCTGAAGAATTACATTTCCACGCAAGCTTCGAAGCAAGTGCC ATCAATAAAAGTTTTGGCAAAGATAGAAAGTTTAGAGTCCCTTCATAAACTAGAAGAAATTGTCAAGGCTTCTGATGGTATCATGATAGCAAGAGGAGACCTTGGAGTTGAAATCCCACTCGAACAGATCCCAGCGATTCAAGAAAAAATTACTATCCTGTGTAGACAGATCAATAAGCCGGTCATTGTTGCTTCTCAGCTCCTCGAATCAATGGTCGAATATCCTACGCCAACTAGAGCCGAG GTTGCTGATGTTTCTGAAGCTGTTAGCCAGTTTGCAGATGCGTTGATGCTCTCTGGAGAGTCGGCAATCGGACCATATGGGCTAAAGGCTCTTTCTGTCCTGCGTATGAGTAGTAGTAGAATGGAACTAAGTAGCCGTGAAGAGAATAAGCAAAATGTCCTGTTTCAACACTATCTTGGAACGTCTTTTCCTGATCAAATCGCAGAGCAAATCTGCAATTGTGCAGCACGAATGG CCAACAATTTAGGCCTCGATGCAATATTCGTGTACACGAGACACGGGCAGATGGCATCTCTCATCTCGGGAAACCGTCCGAACTCTCCTATATTTGCATTTACAAACGACAACACCACCAGGATGACGCTTAACATGCAGTGGGGTGTAACTCCGATTCTTGTTGATCTTTCGGATGATATGGAAGCTAATATTCAAAGATCTATTGAACTTATGAAGACAAAAGGGCTTATCAAGGAGGACGATACGGTGTTAGTGGTCTCGGACATCATCCCGACTTCGGCTACACAAACTGTGTTTCAATCTATTCAAGTGAAAACTATTGTGTAG